CGTTCCGGTTTGGGGTTTTGCTAAGTCCGGGATCAGTTTTGCGTTTCAGGAGGCGGAATAACGAGAAGCTAAGCCCTCACTCCGACCTTTGTTTTTATGGTGCCAGACGGAAATGACTCCACGAATAATGGCCCACGAGATGCTTAAACCGTAGAGAGCATTCACACACCCATACCATCCGTTATAAGGCCCTTATAGCCCATGAACCACACGGATATGAAAAAGGGGGCTACGGCGCTCTTGTCCGTGCCCCCTTTGGGTGTGGTCTTGATGAAGCCTTGAAAGCTACTTACGGGCTGCCTCTAACTCCTTTTTCAGGCGAGTGATCTCGTCACCCTGATTCTGGATTGTAGTCAGGAGGGAGTTCAGCTCCTCGTTTTCAATCGAGGAGGGGAACTGCGCTTCTACGCGCAGGATGAAGTCGGAGAGCACGTTCATGTAGTTGTTGAAGGCGTCGTACGGGTTGTCGTACGGGCTGAAAAGGTTGTAGTGCTTCGTGCTCATATAATAGAGGTGGTCGCTGCTTTGCAGGTAGATCCAGTCCTGCTTGATACGGCGATTCTCACAGAGGCGCACGCGCTCGCTGATCTCGTTGAGCTTCTGGAAGGCCTCCTGTTGCAGGACGTTACCGAGCCATGAGCTACAATCCTTCTCTTCGTCTACCCACGACATGGGGTAGGGTACGGAGATGGAGTCCACGGGGCGCGTCTGGGCAAAGATCTCTGAGGGCAGGGAGAAGGTGATGTCGTTTCGTTCGGCATACTGCGGAAGGGCCTTGAAGAAGTCGAAGATGCCGGTGTCGGCGGCGTGCATGGAGCCGAGCACCTCGTAGTTCATAAAGGCATTGATGATCTTCTCGCCTTCGGCTGTGGCGGAGATGGCGGAGATGTACTTATCGGCCGTCAGCGGATACTCCTTCCACGAGTGGTCGTCGAAGCGGATGGAGAGGTCCTCACTGAAGCGATCGTTCTTGAGCAGCAACTTGAGCTGTGGACGGATGGCGGAGGCGTAGACGTAGTTCGGGCTTTTCCAACCCAGGACATGCTTAGCGCCTTCGGTCAGCATACCTTCAAAGCCAAGCTCATAGACCAGTTCGGAGATGTCGTCGGAATAGATCAGCTCGGTGTTACGGAACACCTTCGGCTCGACGCCAAAGAGGGCCTTGACCTTCTCGGTGTGCATCCGAACTTGCGCCTTGAACTCTTCCGGGTCGCCGAGTGAGGCGAGTGAGTGGGCGTACGTCTCGGCCAAGAACTCTACGCAGCCCAGGCCGGCCAATTCGCGGAAGCTGTCGATCACCTCCGGGGCATAGATCTCCATCTGCTCGAGGGCAGTACCGGAGATGGAGAAGGCAACCTTGAATTTCCCGCCGCTCTTGCGGATCATTTCCATGATGGCACGGTTAGCCGGCAGGTAGCACTTTTCGGAGATGCGGTGAAAGATCTCTTCGTTCTGGAAATCGTCGTAGTAATAATGGTTGTTGCCGATGTCGAAGAAACGGTAGCGCCTCAGGCGAAAAGGCTGGTGTATCTGGAAGTAAAAGCAAATGGTCTTCATATATCTCTCTTCATTTTATTGTTTACCAAACAGAACTTGATCATAGATTTTGCGGACTTTCTGTCCGGCGTATTCCCATTTAATGTTGTTGACCTCCTTGAGACCTTCGTCGCGGAGGAAAGTGTGCAGCGTGGGGTAGGTGATGAGGCCGTACATGGCATCGGCCAGGGCTTCGATGTCCCAATAGTCCACCTTGATGGCGTAATCCAAGATCTCAGCGCAGCCAGACTGCTTCGAGATGATGGAGGGCACGCCGCATTGCATGGCCTCAAGCGGCGAGATGCCGAAGGGCTCGGAGACGGAGGGCATAACATAGACATCACTGGCCCGGAGAATCTCATAGACCTGCTTACCCTTCATGAATCCGGTGAAGTGGAAACGATCGGAGATGTTGCGTGAGGCGGCCAGGCGGATCATCTTGTCCATCATGTCGCCATTACCGGCCATGACGAAGCGCACGTTGTCGGCCTTCATCAGCACGCGTGAGGCGGCCTCGACAAAATATTCCGGCCCCTTTTGCATGGTAATGCGGCCGAGGAAGGTGATGATCTTGTCCTTTACGCCGCGCTTGTCAGGGATGGCAAGAATCTCGGGGCTAAGCGGCTCCACGGCGTTGTGGACGGTGGTCACCTTGGCCGGGTCTTGGTGGTACTTTTCGATCACTGTGCGGCGGGTTAGCTCGCTTACGGTCATGATGTGGTCGGCGTAGTCCATGCCGTTTTTCTCGATGCCGTAGACGTCCGGATTGACGTTGCCACGGCTGCGGTCGTAGTCGGTGGCGTGGACATGGATGACAAGTGGCTTACCGCTCACCGTCTTGGCGTGGATACCGGCGGGGTAGGTCAGCCAGTCGTGTGCGTGGATGATGTCATACTCCTCGGTGCGGGCGATGACGCCGGCCACGATGGAGTAGTTGTTGATCTCCTCGAGCAGGTTGTCCGGATAGCGACCCGAGAACTCGAAGCAACCCAGATCGTTCACGTAACGATAGCTGAAGTCGGCGTAGATATGGTCGCGTAGGCGGAAGTAGTACTGCGGGTCCATGAACTTCGAGAGGCGTTCGGCGACGTAATCATAGTCGACGTCCTTCCACACAACCGGCGTGTTGCATGCCCCGATGATCTTCAAAAAACTCTGGTCTTCGTCCCCCCACGGCTTGGGGATCACCAGCGAAATATGCATATCCGGCTGCAGAGACATGCCTTTGATCAGGCCGTAGCTGGCTGTCCCCAGACCTCCCAGGATATGCGGAGGGAATTCCCATCCAAACATCAATGCTTTCATATCTGTATATCGTGTGCAGAGTGTGTAATTAGTCTTCAACGTTGTAGGCCTTGAGGCGTTCGATGACGGTCAATATCGAGGCTACACTCATCAGGAACGAGATGGCGCCGCGACCGGTAAAGGGCGGGTTGCCGTCGAAGAGTTCGGAGATGGTGCTGACGCAGTGCATGGACATCTCTTCCTCCATATTGATCAGGGTGCGCTCGGCAAAGGATACGCCTCCGCGGCCAAAGAGGCTCAAGTATGCCGTCAGGTACATGCCCGTTAGCCAGGGCCAGACGGGGCCTTGATGGTAGGCCAGATCGCGCTCGTATTGCGGGCCGATGTAGTCCGGCCGGTAGCCCTCGCTTTTGGGGCTGAGGGAGCGGAGACCTTTGGGGGTGAGCAGCTCCTTGGTGACGATGTCGAGGGCGCCACGCTTCTGTACGCGGGTCAGTGGTGAGTAAGGGCAGGCCAAGGCGATGACCATGTTCGGCCGCACGCTCCAGTCTTGATTGGCGCTGTTGTCCACGTAGTCAAAGAGGTAGTTGTACGGGTTGACGAAGGTGGCGGGGAAGGAGAGGTCGAGGGCGGCGATGAGTTGGTGCACCCGCTCCGGTGTTGCGTCGCCTTGCAGCTCGCGATAGAAGCAGAGGGCGTTGTACCAAAGGGCGTTGAACTCCACGATGTAGCCCGTGCGGGGGACGACGGGCCGGCCGTTGATGACGGAGTTCATCCACGTCACGGGCCGCTCGCGACCGTTGGTGTAGAGCAGACCGTTGTCGCGTAGGATCAGGTTGGGGTGCTTCTGGGCAAGGAGGTACTCGATGATCTCGTGAATCAGGTCGCCATAGAGTCGGCGCGCCTCTTCGACGCCCAACTTGAGGGCAAACTGCTGCACGTTCCATACGACCCAGAGCAGCACGTCGGGTTCGTCGATCTCGCGAATCACGGTGTCGGGCAGACCGTAACGCATAAAGGTCTGAAGGGCTGGGATGGCCGTCCGCATGAGGCGTTCGTAGCGTTCGCGCTCGCCCAGGTAGAGGGTGCAGGCCGTCATGGAGACAAACATGTCGCGGGCCCGGACTTTGAACCAAGGGTAGCCCGCCAAGAGGTAGACGTCGTCGCGGTCACTACGAGGGATGTAGAACATCTGGTGGGCCGAGTTCTTCAGGCAATTGTAGAAGCTCGACCGGGGGGTGCGCTCGGCCACTTCGGCGTCGAAGAAGGCGGGCAGTGCGGCCAGCCCCTCGACCGGTTTATCGCCGCCGCAGAAGACGATCGACTCGCCTTTAGCGATCGGCAGCTCGAAGTATCCCGGCACGAAGAGGTCTTCCTTGTAAGGGTAGCCACGCTCCTGCTCCTTGGGGTACTCGATGCCGTTGTACCAATAGGGTTCGTAGACGAACTTCGGCGCCTTGTTGAACTGCATGTAGAGGTCTGCATAACCGGGATACATGCGGGCTTTGATGCCGTTGGGCACCTCTTCATACGATCGATCGGCCATGCCGTTGACCTGCGTCAGCTCCTTCACGCTGCGGAAGGCCATGAAGGGTCGAAAGCGCAGCGTAGTGGGCGAGTGCGCGTCCATCAGCGTGTACTTGATCATGATTTGATTGTCCGTGCGGGAGAAGATCATCTCCTTCGACAGGATCACTCCGCCGACGCGATAGACGGTCCGTGGGACGGTGTCCATCGTGTATTCGCGGATGTACTTGTGACCGTTGGGGCTGAAACTTCCGCCTTCATACTTGTGAAGGCCCAGGTTGAATTCGGCGCCGTGTTGGATCACGGTCTCATCGAGCGACGAGAGGATCACGTGGTTGTCATCGTCCAGATTTGGCTCCGGCATGACCAGCAGACCGTGGTATTTCCGCGTGTTGCAATCCACGATGGTGGAGCAGTGATAGGCGCCCTTACGGTTTGTGCGAAGCACTTCGCGCGAGAGGGATTCTTCCAGGTTGATCAGCAGCGTTTTGTCAAATTTCAGGTAGCTCATTGTATTCCTTCCTCCTAACTTGTTGTATTTGATGCCCCAAAAGTAGGATTTGGGGGCGATTTTGCAAGTGGGTGGGAGGTCTGAGGCGTATGCGCAGCCTGCGCCTATCGGATTTGGTCGCTCTCCCTCCCGTTCGAGCGCCGTGGCCGGTGAGCAATAGGCTCCAAAATGTATAAATCTGAGCTTTGTCTACGGACAAACAGATCATATAGATCTATAGATGTCTATTGTCTATGGACAAATACCCTATTTACACGTAGACCTATAGTTTGTCTGCGGACGAAAGGGGTATATAGATTTATAGGAAGCTATTGTCTATAGACAAAGACTCTATTTATACGTAAACCTATGGTTTGTCTACGGACAAATAGAGTTATATAGATCTGCGCAGCTCTATTGTCTATAGACAAAGAGCGTTTATACGTAAATTCATAGTTTGTCTGTAGACAAAGTGGATATATAGATCTGCATGAGTTTATTATCTATGGACAAAAGTGCTATTTATATGTAGACCTACGTTTTGTCTGTGGACAATAGAGCCATATGGATCTATGAAGCTCTATTGTCTATGGACGAAAATTCAATCCGTACGTAAATCGAAGTTTTGTCTATGGACAAAAAGTCTGCATATATCTATCACTTTCGTTTGTCTGTAGACAATGAAGGTCTATACATGGGATTCACCCCCTTGTTCGCCGTCGCTAAGTGTTTCCACAAAGAAAAGACCCCATCCACGGGAGTGAACGGGGTCAAAATCCAATTTCGGAGCGGGTGCGCTGCGGTTTATGTGAAAAGAAGGATCATCAGCTGGGCCGTGAGTACGCGCAGGAACATGGTGAGGGGATAGACGGTGGCGTAGCTGACGGCTGGGGCGTCGTTGCCAGCGGTGGTGTTGGCGTAGGCCAGGGCGGGGGGATCGGTGGTGCTGCCGGCCAGAAGGCCCATGAGGGTGAAGTAGTTCAGGCGGAAGAAGCGGCGGGCCACGACGCCGACGGCCATGAGGGGCAGGAAGGTGATGAGGAAGCCGTAGCCGACCCACGAGGCGCCACCACCGCGGACGAGGGTGTCGACGAAGCCGTCGCCAGCGCCGATGCCGACGCAGGCTAGGAAGATGGTGATGCCCACTTCGCGCAGCATAAGGTTGGCGCTGGCCGTGGTGTAGGTCACCAGACCATAGCTCGCGCCGAAGCGGCTGACGAGGATGGCGACGATGAGCGGGCCGCCAGCCAGACCGAGCTTGACGGGCCGCGGTATGCCGGGCAGTAGCAGCGGAATGCTGCCGAGGAAGACACCGAGCGCAATGCCGAGGAAGAGGGGGATGAGGTTGGGCTCGTTGAGCCGCTTCATGGAGTTACCGAGCACCTTCTCGACGGCTTCGATGGCCGAGGAGGTGCCGACCACATTGACACGGTCGCCCACCTGCAGGGTGAGTCGCGGCGTGGCCACGAGGTCGATGCCGGCGCGGCTGATACGGGTGATGTTGATCCCGCCACACGATTGGCGCAGGCGGAGTTCACCGAGGCGCTTGCCGTTGATCTCGGGCTTGGTGACGAGGATGCGGCGGTTGAGGAGTTCGCTCTCTCGGCGCAGCCACTCCTCTTGCTTGAGGGGCGCCTCCTCGCCGACGAAGGTGCGGACGGTGGGGGCGTCGTGCTCGGTGGTGATGACCAGGACGCGGTCGTCTTCGTGGAGGACGGTTTGGCCGGAGACGATCTCGGTGCGGCCGTCGCTACAGTAGCGGATGCGGGAGAGGACAAAGTCGTAATGCGGCATGAGGGCGGAGAGCTCGCTGACGGTGCGGCCGAAGAGGGCGGGGTTCTTGACCACGAGCAGCAGCTGGTGCGCCTCGCGGTCGTGGCGGTCGTCCTCGGATTCGAGGTGGGCCGTCTCCTGGTCGTGATTGATGCGGAAGAGGAAGCGCAGGCAGATGATGGCGAGGATGATGCCGACCACGCCCAAGGGGTAGGCTACGGCGTAACCGAGGGCGATGGTGGGGGCGGCCTCGCCGTGGACATCGTTGTAGGCCTCCTGCGCGGCACCCAGTCCGGGGGTGTTGGTGACGGCGCCAGAGAGGATGCCGACCATCGTCTCCACCGGGATACCCGTTATATAATGTATGGCGAGCGCAAGGATGACACCCAGAAGGACGATGGAGGCGGCGAGTAGGTTGAGCGTGATACCGCCGCGTTTGAAGGAGGAGAAGAAGCCGGGGCCGACTTGCATACCGATGGAGTAGACGAAGAGGATGAGGCCGAACTCCTTGAAGAAGTGCATGACGACGGGGTCGATGGTGAGGCCAAAGTGGCCCATGACAATGCCGACGAAAAGGACGAAGGTGATGCC
The sequence above is drawn from the Tannerella serpentiformis genome and encodes:
- a CDS encoding glycosyltransferase yields the protein MKALMFGWEFPPHILGGLGTASYGLIKGMSLQPDMHISLVIPKPWGDEDQSFLKIIGACNTPVVWKDVDYDYVAERLSKFMDPQYYFRLRDHIYADFSYRYVNDLGCFEFSGRYPDNLLEEINNYSIVAGVIARTEEYDIIHAHDWLTYPAGIHAKTVSGKPLVIHVHATDYDRSRGNVNPDVYGIEKNGMDYADHIMTVSELTRRTVIEKYHQDPAKVTTVHNAVEPLSPEILAIPDKRGVKDKIITFLGRITMQKGPEYFVEAASRVLMKADNVRFVMAGNGDMMDKMIRLAASRNISDRFHFTGFMKGKQVYEILRASDVYVMPSVSEPFGISPLEAMQCGVPSIISKQSGCAEILDYAIKVDYWDIEALADAMYGLITYPTLHTFLRDEGLKEVNNIKWEYAGQKVRKIYDQVLFGKQ
- a CDS encoding glycogen debranching enzyme N-terminal domain-containing protein, which gives rise to MSYLKFDKTLLINLEESLSREVLRTNRKGAYHCSTIVDCNTRKYHGLLVMPEPNLDDDNHVILSSLDETVIQHGAEFNLGLHKYEGGSFSPNGHKYIREYTMDTVPRTVYRVGGVILSKEMIFSRTDNQIMIKYTLMDAHSPTTLRFRPFMAFRSVKELTQVNGMADRSYEEVPNGIKARMYPGYADLYMQFNKAPKFVYEPYWYNGIEYPKEQERGYPYKEDLFVPGYFELPIAKGESIVFCGGDKPVEGLAALPAFFDAEVAERTPRSSFYNCLKNSAHQMFYIPRSDRDDVYLLAGYPWFKVRARDMFVSMTACTLYLGERERYERLMRTAIPALQTFMRYGLPDTVIREIDEPDVLLWVVWNVQQFALKLGVEEARRLYGDLIHEIIEYLLAQKHPNLILRDNGLLYTNGRERPVTWMNSVINGRPVVPRTGYIVEFNALWYNALCFYRELQGDATPERVHQLIAALDLSFPATFVNPYNYLFDYVDNSANQDWSVRPNMVIALACPYSPLTRVQKRGALDIVTKELLTPKGLRSLSPKSEGYRPDYIGPQYERDLAYHQGPVWPWLTGMYLTAYLSLFGRGGVSFAERTLINMEEEMSMHCVSTISELFDGNPPFTGRGAISFLMSVASILTVIERLKAYNVED
- a CDS encoding putative transporter encodes the protein MEWFNDLLWGSGVAHSVILLSLVIVFGILLGKVRVAGISLGITFVLFVGIVMGHFGLTIDPVVMHFFKEFGLILFVYSIGMQVGPGFFSSFKRGGITLNLLAASIVLLGVILALAIHYITGIPVETMVGILSGAVTNTPGLGAAQEAYNDVHGEAAPTIALGYAVAYPLGVVGIILAIICLRFLFRINHDQETAHLESEDDRHDREAHQLLLVVKNPALFGRTVSELSALMPHYDFVLSRIRYCSDGRTEIVSGQTVLHEDDRVLVITTEHDAPTVRTFVGEEAPLKQEEWLRRESELLNRRILVTKPEINGKRLGELRLRQSCGGINITRISRAGIDLVATPRLTLQVGDRVNVVGTSSAIEAVEKVLGNSMKRLNEPNLIPLFLGIALGVFLGSIPLLLPGIPRPVKLGLAGGPLIVAILVSRFGASYGLVTYTTASANLMLREVGITIFLACVGIGAGDGFVDTLVRGGGASWVGYGFLITFLPLMAVGVVARRFFRLNYFTLMGLLAGSTTDPPALAYANTTAGNDAPAVSYATVYPLTMFLRVLTAQLMILLFT
- a CDS encoding glycoside hydrolase family 57 protein, which codes for MKTICFYFQIHQPFRLRRYRFFDIGNNHYYYDDFQNEEIFHRISEKCYLPANRAIMEMIRKSGGKFKVAFSISGTALEQMEIYAPEVIDSFRELAGLGCVEFLAETYAHSLASLGDPEEFKAQVRMHTEKVKALFGVEPKVFRNTELIYSDDISELVYELGFEGMLTEGAKHVLGWKSPNYVYASAIRPQLKLLLKNDRFSEDLSIRFDDHSWKEYPLTADKYISAISATAEGEKIINAFMNYEVLGSMHAADTGIFDFFKALPQYAERNDITFSLPSEIFAQTRPVDSISVPYPMSWVDEEKDCSSWLGNVLQQEAFQKLNEISERVRLCENRRIKQDWIYLQSSDHLYYMSTKHYNLFSPYDNPYDAFNNYMNVLSDFILRVEAQFPSSIENEELNSLLTTIQNQGDEITRLKKELEAARK